In Desulfuromonadales bacterium, the genomic stretch CCCAGGCGGAGCAGGCGAGCAGTGCTTGCGCCACCGGGGTGCAGGCGGTGGGCAGCGCCGTTGACGGCATGGGCCAGCTCAAGGCCCAGGTGCAGTCGATCGCCGAAGCGATGCTGCAGCTGGGGGAGAACTCGCAGAAGATCGGCGGCATCGTCGATATCATCGATGAGATCTCCGACCAGACCAATCTGCTGTCGCTCAACGCGGCGATCGAGGCGGCCGGTGCCGGCGAGGCGGGCAAACGTTTCTCCATCGTCGCCGGCGAAGTGAAGCGGCTGGCCGAACGGACGGTGGACGCGACCGGCCAGATCAAGGGGCTCATCGAGCAGATCCAGAAGGCGACCAACTCGACGATCCTGCTGACCGAAGAAGGGACCAAAGGGGTCGATGCGGCCAGCACGCGGGTGGCCCGGGTCTCCGAGGCGCTGACCAACATCATCGCCATGGTTCAGGAGACGACCGGCGCGGCGCGCGAAATCAAGCTTTCGACCCAACAGCAGACGACGGCGAGCGAACAGATGGCCGACACCATCGCCGAGGTGCGCGACGTCGCCGCGCAGGTGGCGGCGAGCGCCGAAGAGACGGCGCAGGCGATCGCCGAACTCACCGGACTGGCCGAACGGCTGAAGGAACTGGTGGAAGAAGAGGCCTAGGTTGAAAACCAGGAAGTACATTGAAATTTTCGCCCGCGAGGCGGAGGAGCACCTGCAGCTCCTCCGCCAGGGTTTTCTGGCCATGGAGAAGGACGGCCTGGTCCCGGAGCGGCTGCAGGCGCTGCTGCGCAGCGCCCATACCCTCAAGGGTTCCGCCAGGATGCTCGACCTGGGTCAGCTCGGCCAGGTGGCGCACGATCTCGAAACCCTGCTCAAGGAGGTGGAGAGCGGCGGCCGTCCCTTGACTTCCGCCCTGACCGACCTGCTGCTGGTGGCCACCGATGCTCTCGAAGCGCTGACCGCCCAGGCCCATTCCGGCGGCGAGATCGCCGTCAACGTCGATGCCGTTCTGGAGGGGCTCAAAACCGGCATCCTGCCTGAGCATCCGGTCTTGCCGGCGCCCCAGGTGGCGGCCGAAAAGGCGGAGCGGGACACGGTGCGCGCCAGCGTCGCCAAGCTCGACCAGATGGTCAACCTGCTCGGTGAATTGTTCATCGTCCGCCGGATGCTCGAGGAGCGGGGGCGGCAGATGGATGGGCTGCGGGGTCGTCTGGACGGTTTCCTGCGGCGCCTGCGGCGGGCCGAGAACTACCACCTCTGCAAGGACATCCTCGACGATTTCACCCGGCTGAACCTCGATTTCGAGCGGGACACCCTGGCGCTGGCGTACCTTTCGGATGAACTGCATGACGGCGCCATGGAACTGCGCATGCTCCCCCTTGCCACCATCACCGACGATCTGGTGCGCATGACTCGGGACCTGGCCCGCGACCAGCAGAAGGAGATTCATTTGAGTCTCAGCGGCGAGGAGGTGGAACTCGACCGGATGATGCTCGAAGCAGCCCGGCCGATGCTCCTGCACATGCTGCGCAATGCCGTCGACCACGGCATCGAGACACCGGAAGCGCGACTGCGGGCGGGCAAACCCGCCGTCGGCCGGGTGGAACTGTCGGCCCGCTACGAAGGCGGCTTTGTGCGCCTGGTGCTGCGCGACGACGGGAGCGGCATCGACCCGGAGCAGATCCGCCGGGTGGCGGTGGAGCGCCGGCTGCTGGCCGCCGATGAAGCCGGCCAGCTCAGCGACGAGGAGGCGGTCTACCTGATCCTGCGCCCCGGCTTCTCGACCCGTGAATTCATTACCGACGTCTCCGGTCGCGGCGTCGGCATGGATGTGGTCAAGGCGAATGTCGACCGGGTCAAGGGGAATCTGGTCATTCACTCCGCCCCCGGCAAGGGGACGGAGATGATTCTCCTGCTGCCGTTGACTCTGGCGGTGGTCACCAGTCTGCTCGTCGACTGCGAAGGGGAGGTCTATGCCATTCCCCTGCATTACGTTTCGGAAATCCTGCGCCTTGCGGAAAAGGATGTCCTGACCGAAGGCAGCAGGGAGGTCGTCCGGGTCCGCGGCAATACCCTGCCGCTCTTCGCCCTGCGGGAAATTCTCGGGCTCTCCCGCCAGCAGGCGGCGTCGAAGCGGAGCACCGCCCTGGTCCTCAATTTCCGTGAACAGCAACTGGCCTGCCTGGTTTCCAAATCCCTCGGGGTCCAGGAACTGGTGGTCAAGGGGATGGGCAAGCAGCTCAAGAGCGTGGAATTTTTTTCCGGGGCGACCATCCTGGGCGACGGAGCGCCGGCCCTCATTCTCTCGGTCCCCGATCTTTTCAGCGCCAGCCTTGCCGGGCGGGGAGGCCGTCTGCGCCAGGAGCCGGAGGGGGGGCGGGCACCGACCAGAAAAGGGCGCATCCTGGTGGTCGACGACTCCATCACCACCCGGACCATGGAAAAGAACATCCTCGAGACCCACGGCTACGAGGTCACCATCGCGATCTCCGGTCCAGACGCGCTGACCAAGATCGCCGGCGTCGATTTCGCATTCGACCTGGTCGTCAGCGACGTCGAAATGC encodes the following:
- a CDS encoding methyl-accepting chemotaxis protein; translated protein: ARYDGKDGNKILRQVYKRDTGETMWDITAPVYVKGKHWGGFRIGFSIGQTEKAIAELRNTVALSMLLVLVVASVTIYLVVARITRPLKRVTEVAERIADGHLEETIEIVSDDEIGKLARTFNKMTQVIVKNLKSEIDKSGRLIVSVKEAIQQLSTSANEIMAISAQQSSGATQQASAVQEATTTSEEIAVTAKQVAENALRVEAQAEQASSACATGVQAVGSAVDGMGQLKAQVQSIAEAMLQLGENSQKIGGIVDIIDEISDQTNLLSLNAAIEAAGAGEAGKRFSIVAGEVKRLAERTVDATGQIKGLIEQIQKATNSTILLTEEGTKGVDAASTRVARVSEALTNIIAMVQETTGAAREIKLSTQQQTTASEQMADTIAEVRDVAAQVAASAEETAQAIAELTGLAERLKELVEEEA
- a CDS encoding hybrid sensor histidine kinase/response regulator, giving the protein MKTRKYIEIFAREAEEHLQLLRQGFLAMEKDGLVPERLQALLRSAHTLKGSARMLDLGQLGQVAHDLETLLKEVESGGRPLTSALTDLLLVATDALEALTAQAHSGGEIAVNVDAVLEGLKTGILPEHPVLPAPQVAAEKAERDTVRASVAKLDQMVNLLGELFIVRRMLEERGRQMDGLRGRLDGFLRRLRRAENYHLCKDILDDFTRLNLDFERDTLALAYLSDELHDGAMELRMLPLATITDDLVRMTRDLARDQQKEIHLSLSGEEVELDRMMLEAARPMLLHMLRNAVDHGIETPEARLRAGKPAVGRVELSARYEGGFVRLVLRDDGSGIDPEQIRRVAVERRLLAADEAGQLSDEEAVYLILRPGFSTREFITDVSGRGVGMDVVKANVDRVKGNLVIHSAPGKGTEMILLLPLTLAVVTSLLVDCEGEVYAIPLHYVSEILRLAEKDVLTEGSREVVRVRGNTLPLFALREILGLSRQQAASKRSTALVLNFREQQLACLVSKSLGVQELVVKGMGKQLKSVEFFSGATILGDGAPALILSVPDLFSASLAGRGGRLRQEPEGGRAPTRKGRILVVDDSITTRTMEKNILETHGYEVTIAISGPDALTKIAGVDFAFDLVVSDVEMPGMSGFELTRKLRELERTRETPVIIVSSLASDADKRQGIEAGAQAYIVKGSFDQGTLLSTVETLIG